AATCTGCCGGCCGAGCCGCAGGTCGTCGAAGGCGATCGACTCGGGTTCGAGTCGTACGCGGCGCATCGCCGTGCGGCCGGGCTCGACGCGACGACCGCGACAGGTTCCCGGGTAACGCCGCTCGCCCTCCGCGCCGACGCCGTCGGGGCCCACCGCCTGCGCCACGGCGCGCCGCGAACAGTCGCACGGAAAGACGAGATCGCGCGCCGCGAGACGACTGAGCGCCGCTTCGTAGAGCGCCCCGCGCTCGCTCTGGCGGACGTACGTCGCGCCGCTCTGCGGGTCGGGGTCGGGAGCGAAGCCGAGCCAATCGAGGTCGTCGAGCAGCGCCCGCTCGTGCTCGACACGGCTGCGCACGCGGTCGTGGTCTTCGACGCGTAGCAGCACCTCGCCGCCGAGCGCTCGAGCCAACCCCCAGACGAAGATCGCGTTGACGGCGTGCCCGAGATGCAGTCGACCGGTCGGCGCCGGCGCGAACCGCGTGCGCCAGGGCGCTGTCGGCCAGGACGGGCTGCCGACCGGGCGCTCCGGCTCTCTCGTCGGCTCCGGCATCGTCGACGAGCCTAGACGAGTTCCGCCCGCCGACTCCACGGGTCGCTCCGCTCTCGTCGCGAGGCGAACCGCGCTACGATCCCACCGATCCGAGAGGAACCGCCATGACCCCGTCGACCCTCCGCGGGCTCGCCCTGCTCGCCGTCGCCTCGCTCACCCTCGCCTGTCCCTCGCCCCGGGCCAAGCGCACGACCCGCCAGCCTCCGGCCGAGCCCACCACCGCCTGGGAGCAGCCCAGCAGCGAGGCCGACCGCACCCGCCGGATGGAGGATCAGGCGCGCGACATCAACCAGCGCTGGAGCGAGACGCAACAGATGGAGGGAAGCGACGCCGACAAGGAACGCGCCGTCCAGGAGCTTCTCGAGAAACAGCAGCAGCTCAACCGCGAAGGCCAGGGCGAGCCGGCTCCGCCACCGCCGCCCGAGTGAGCACAGGGACCGGCGCAAGCCTGCCTCCAGCCTCGTCCGCCGGCGACAGGCTTCCGCTCGTCCCCTCCCTCGCCGGAGCGAGTTGATATCCTCCGCCGCCTATGATCTCGGTCTCCAACCTCGCCAAGGCCTATGGCGGGGACACGCTCTTCGAGCGGGTCTCGTTCCAGCTCAACCCCGGGTCGCGCTACGGACTGGTCGGCGCGAACGGTTCGGGCAAGTCCACCTTCATGAAGATCCTCGCCGGCGACGAGCCGGCGAGCGACGGGACGATCGCCATTCCCAAGCGGGCGCGTGTCGGCGTCCTGCGCCAGGATCACTTCCGTTTCGAAGAGGAGCGCATCCTCGACGTGGCGATGATGGGCCACCGCGAGCTCTACGAAGCGCTCACCGAGCGCGAACGGCTGCTCGCCCAGCCCGACGGCGACTTCGACCACGAGCGCTACGCCGAGCTCGAGGACTACATCCTCCACCAGGACGGCTATGCGCTCGAGTCGCGCGCCGCCGAGGTGCTCGAAGGGCTCGGCATTCCTGCCGCGGTCCACCAGCAGGGGCTGGGCACGCTTTCCGGCGGCTTCAAGTTGCGGGTGCTGCTCGCCCAGGTGCTCTCCGGCGATCCCGACGCCCTGTTGCTCGACGAGCCGACCAACCACCTCGACATCCTGTCGATCCGCTGGCTGGAGAAGTTCCTCACCTCGTACAAGGGTTGTGCCGTGGTGATCTCGCACGATCACCGCTTCCTCGACAACATCTCCACCCACATCCTCGACGTCGACTACGAGACGATCCTGCTCTACCACGGCAACTACACGGCCTTCGAAGAGCAGAAGGTCGCCGAGCGCGACCGCAAGGAGTCGGAGATCGAGAAGCGCGAGTCGGAGATCGCGCGACACCGGGAGTTCGTCGACCGCTTCCGCGCCAAGGCCACCAAGGCGCGCCAGGCGCAGTCGAAGATCAAGCTGATCGAGAAGATCGTCATCGACAAGCTGCCGACCTCGTCGCGCCGCTACCCGACCTTCAAGCTCGCCCAGCGGCGGCCGAGCGGGCGACAGGTGCTGGAGATCGAAGGGCTGGCCAAGTCCTACGGCGAGAAGAAGGTGCTCGCCGGCGTCGACCTGACGCTGCGGCGAGGTGACCGGCTGGCGGTGATCGGCCCGAACGGCATCGGCAAGTCGACGCTGCTCAAGATCGCCGTCGGCGCGCTCGCGGCCGATGCCGGCCGGTGCGAGTGGGGATACGAGACCTGGCCCGGCTACTTCGCCCAGGACCACAAGGAGCTGCTGGGCGCCTCCGACCAGACGGTCGAGGCGTGGCTCTGGGAGTGCTGCCCGGGCGAGCCGATCGGCTTCGTGCGCGGCAAGCTCGCCGAGGTGCTCTTCTCCGGCGACGACGTCCACAAGCCGATCCGCGCGCTCTCCGGCGGCGAGGCGGCACGCCTCGTCTTCTGTCGCCTCTCGGTCGAGAAGCCGAACGTCCTGGTGCTCGACGAGCCGACCAACCATCTCGACCTCGAGGCGATCGAGGCGCTCGTCGAAGGCCTGCGCGCCTACGACGGCACGCTGCTCTTCGTCTCGCACGACCGCTGGTTCGTCAGCCGCCTGGCGTCGCGCATCCTCGAGATCAACCCGACCGGCATCCGCGACTTCGAGGGCAGCTACGACGAGTACATCGCCCGCTGCGGCGACGACCACCTCGACGCCGACACCGTGGCGCTCAAGGCGCGGCAGGAGAAGCGCCAGGCCAAGGAGGCGAAGTCACGCCCGGCAGAGAGCGACGCGAAGCGCCGCCAGCGCGTCAAGGAGCTCACCGCCAAACGCGACAAGGCCGCCGCCGCGATCGAGAAGGCCGAGGCGCGCATCCACGCGATCAACGACCTCTTCTGCAACCCCGGCTTCTTCGACAAGACCCCGCCGGCCGAGATCAAGAAGCTCGAGGGCGAGCAGAAGCAGCTCAACACGCGGCTCGAAGAGCTCCTGCCCGAATGGGAGACCGCCGAGAGCGAGCTCGAAGAGCTCAACGCCGGCACGCCGGTCGGCTGAGCGACGCCACGCCGGCCCTCGCGCTAGCATCGCCGGATGAGCGACGACGCCCGCGCCATTCCGATCCTCCCCTGCCGGCAGCTCGACGCAACGCTGGCGTTCTACGGTCTGCTCGGGTTCACCCTGGAGTTCGAAGAGAACGAGCCGGCGCCCTACGCGATCCTGACTCTCGGCGGCGCCGAGCTCCACTTCGCCGGCATCGCCGACCCGGCGCGGGCCGGCCTGCACGGCGCCTGCTACCTGCGCGTCCCTGATGCCGACGCGCTGCACGCCCACTGGCGGGCCGCCGGCGTCCCCGACGAGGGCCTGCCGCGACTCGGACCGATCGACGACCGCCCGTGGGGGATGCGCGAGTTCGCCCTCGTCGACCCCGACGGCAACATGATCCGCGTCGGGCACCTCGTCGACTGAGCGGCGGCTCGGCGGCTCAGTCGAACTCGCGCCGCGGCGCGGCCTGCTCGGGGCCGACACGACCGGCGGTGATCTCGGCCTTGTAGTAGTTCTCCCCGCGGACCGGCGCGCTCGCCAGGCGGCGCAGCAAGGCGATCTGGCCGATGTGGGTCAGCGCGTCGGCGATCGGCCCCTGGAAGAGCTTCTCCGCCGAGGCGGAGAGCGGTCGCGGCTCGGCGAGCCGCGCGTCGAATGCGGCGAGCACGGCGAAGAATCGCGCGCTGCCCTCGGCCCAGGGCAGGACCGGCGAGTCGTTCCAGCTCTGCCTCCCGTCGGCGATCGAGAGCGCCCAGTCGAACAGATCGCCGACGTGGGCGAGGATCTCGCCGGCGCTGCGGCTGTCGGCGGCGACACGAAACGACGCGAAGGTCTCCGGCGCACCGCGCAGCGCCTTGCCGCCGCGGTAGGCCACCACCGCCACCGTGTGGCGCAGGAACTCGACGTCGGTCGTCCCGGGCTCGCTCATCGTCCTCTCCTCCTTCGTCTCGCTCAGTCGCGCACCGGCGCCCGCACGAAGCGCAGCGTGCCGCGCGTTCCCGCCAGCTCGTAGTCGAGTCGTAGCTCGTCGCCGGACGCTTCGGCGCGAACCACCGCGCCGAGCCGCGCGAGGAACTTCGCTTCGGCTTCCGTGCCCGGACCGGGACAAGCCATCCGCGTCGCGCCGACCGGCGAGACGCTCAACCTGCCGTCGCGCGACACGACCTCGGCGAAGTAGCGGTTGCAGCCGGCGGAGCCGGCGAGCCGGGTGCCGTCGAGGCGTGCGGTGATCGCCACTCCGGCAGGCACCGGCTCACCGGCGGCGAACGCGGCCAGCATCCACTCGCCCGGCGGCAGTGCCGCCGCTCCCGACTCCGGGAGCCGCGGCGGCGTCGCCGACGACCGGCGGTAGGCGACGCGACCGCCCACCATCGTCAGGTCGACCCGCGCCTCGAGGATCTCCTCCTCCGGCACGGCGAGGAGGTCGCGCGAGAGCACCGTCAGGTCGGCGAGCTTTCCCGGTGCAATCGATCCCTTGTCCGCTTCCTCGAAGCCCATGAAGGCGTTGGCCGTCGTGTAGGACCGCAGCGCCTCCTCCCGCGTCATCCGCTGCTCGGCGACGAAGCGCTCGCCATTGGCCATCTTCCGCGTCACCGCGGCGTAGAAATTGGCGATCGGGTCGAGCGACTCGACCGGGACGTCCGTCCCGTTGGCGACGACCGCTCCCGAATCGAGCAATTCGCGCCAGCGGTAGGAGGTGCGACGGGCTCGCTCCTCGCCGAGGCGACGCGGCACCCACGGACCGTCGGAGGTGCAGTGGACCGACTGCATCGAGGCGATCACCCCGAGCTTGGCGAAGCGCGGCAGGTCGGCCGGATCGAGGTGCTGTGCGTGCTCGATCCGCCAGCGCAGATCGCGCGCCTCCGGGTGCGCCGCGAAGGCCGCGGCATAGACGTCGAGGACTTCGCGGTTGGCGCGGTCGCCGATCGCGTGCACGCCGAGTTGATAGCCGTCGCGCAGGGCGAGCTCGGCGGTGCGACGCAGGTCCGGAATCGACATCAGCGCCAGCCCGCGGCTCTCCGGCAGGTCGGCGTACGGCTCGAGCAGCCAGGCGCCGTGGGAACCGAGTGCTCCGTCCATCACCGCCTTGATCGCTCGCACGGTGACGAACCCGCCCTCGCCGCCGACGCTGCGGTAGCGCGCCAGTTTCTCGTCGAGCTCCGCAGGGGTTCCGGCGACCATCACGTAGAGCCGCAACGGGAGCTCGCCGCCGTGAGCGAGCTGGCGATAGAAGTCGACCGTCGAAAACGGGACGCCGGCGTCGTGGAAGGTGGCGATGCCGTGGGCGAGCGCCTCCTCGGCCGCCAGTCGGACCCAGGTGCGTCGCTCGGCCTCGACCGCGCGCGCGTCGCGACGGGCGAGATCGGCCGCCATCGCGCGATCGACCAGATCCTGCGCCGACTCGCGCAGCAGCCCGCTCGGCTCGCCCTGGGCGTCGTGGACGATCTCACCGCCCTCGGGATCGGGAGTCGCGCGACCGATCCCCGCCGCCGCCAACGCCCGCGCGTTGACCAGTGCGGCGTGCCCGCTCGCGTGCTCGAGCACGACGGGATTCTCCGGGCTCACCCGCGAAAGCGCGGCATGCAACGGCACCCCTTCGACGTTCGGCTGCGGCACGCGGTTCCACTTGTCCTGGTGCCAGCCACGGCCGAGGATCCACTGCCCGGGTCGCGCCTGGCGGGCCGCCGCCGCGACCTGGGCGACGATCTCGTCGAAGCTCCTGGCCTTCGTCAGAT
This genomic window from Holophagales bacterium contains:
- a CDS encoding tRNA glutamyl-Q(34) synthetase GluQRS, whose translation is MPEPTREPERPVGSPSWPTAPWRTRFAPAPTGRLHLGHAVNAIFVWGLARALGGEVLLRVEDHDRVRSRVEHERALLDDLDWLGFAPDPDPQSGATYVRQSERGALYEAALSRLAARDLVFPCDCSRRAVAQAVGPDGVGAEGERRYPGTCRGRRVEPGRTAMRRVRLEPESIAFDDLRLGRQIQCPAEQCGDVLARDRSGNWTYQFAVVVDDLAQGVDVVIRGEDLLASTGRQIQLGGLLGRARPARFFHHALLLHPDGSKLSKSRGDTGLAELRAAGWSPGRLLAEAARLAGLEPPGTSLAAADLPALLGERLLARRAP
- a CDS encoding ABC-F family ATP-binding cassette domain-containing protein; this encodes MISVSNLAKAYGGDTLFERVSFQLNPGSRYGLVGANGSGKSTFMKILAGDEPASDGTIAIPKRARVGVLRQDHFRFEEERILDVAMMGHRELYEALTERERLLAQPDGDFDHERYAELEDYILHQDGYALESRAAEVLEGLGIPAAVHQQGLGTLSGGFKLRVLLAQVLSGDPDALLLDEPTNHLDILSIRWLEKFLTSYKGCAVVISHDHRFLDNISTHILDVDYETILLYHGNYTAFEEQKVAERDRKESEIEKRESEIARHREFVDRFRAKATKARQAQSKIKLIEKIVIDKLPTSSRRYPTFKLAQRRPSGRQVLEIEGLAKSYGEKKVLAGVDLTLRRGDRLAVIGPNGIGKSTLLKIAVGALAADAGRCEWGYETWPGYFAQDHKELLGASDQTVEAWLWECCPGEPIGFVRGKLAEVLFSGDDVHKPIRALSGGEAARLVFCRLSVEKPNVLVLDEPTNHLDLEAIEALVEGLRAYDGTLLFVSHDRWFVSRLASRILEINPTGIRDFEGSYDEYIARCGDDHLDADTVALKARQEKRQAKEAKSRPAESDAKRRQRVKELTAKRDKAAAAIEKAEARIHAINDLFCNPGFFDKTPPAEIKKLEGEQKQLNTRLEELLPEWETAESELEELNAGTPVG
- a CDS encoding VOC family protein — translated: MSDDARAIPILPCRQLDATLAFYGLLGFTLEFEENEPAPYAILTLGGAELHFAGIADPARAGLHGACYLRVPDADALHAHWRAAGVPDEGLPRLGPIDDRPWGMREFALVDPDGNMIRVGHLVD
- a CDS encoding amidohydrolase family protein, whose translation is MPERRIWISGVALALAGTLAACAAGVPGSSATPPATPATTDATPATADLVLRGGRVVTMDAGRPEARAVAVRGDRIAAVGSEEEVARWIGPRTEVVDLGGRLLIPAFIEGHGHFLGLGQSRTRLDLTKARSFDEIVAQVAAAARQARPGQWILGRGWHQDKWNRVPQPNVEGVPLHAALSRVSPENPVVLEHASGHAALVNARALAAAGIGRATPDPEGGEIVHDAQGEPSGLLRESAQDLVDRAMAADLARRDARAVEAERRTWVRLAAEEALAHGIATFHDAGVPFSTVDFYRQLAHGGELPLRLYVMVAGTPAELDEKLARYRSVGGEGGFVTVRAIKAVMDGALGSHGAWLLEPYADLPESRGLALMSIPDLRRTAELALRDGYQLGVHAIGDRANREVLDVYAAAFAAHPEARDLRWRIEHAQHLDPADLPRFAKLGVIASMQSVHCTSDGPWVPRRLGEERARRTSYRWRELLDSGAVVANGTDVPVESLDPIANFYAAVTRKMANGERFVAEQRMTREEALRSYTTANAFMGFEEADKGSIAPGKLADLTVLSRDLLAVPEEEILEARVDLTMVGGRVAYRRSSATPPRLPESGAAALPPGEWMLAAFAAGEPVPAGVAITARLDGTRLAGSAGCNRYFAEVVSRDGRLSVSPVGATRMACPGPGTEAEAKFLARLGAVVRAEASGDELRLDYELAGTRGTLRFVRAPVRD